gggtttctttttttaacaCTTTCAATTGCATCGGGTTTATACTACATTAGTGAACTTGTTGAAGAACACACAGAACCCACAAGACGGTTTCTCACAAGGGCTATTTATGgtataatattaatattaattCTGCTACTGTTACTAGACGGTTTCCCGTTCAAACTTACACTTTTTTCCATTGCATGTTACATAGTATATTACCAAAACTTAAAAAGTTTCCCATTTATTTCGTTAACCAGCCCAACTTTCCTATTAAGCTGCGTATGTGTGGTCTTGAATCACTACTTCTGgttcaaatattttaatgaTACGGAAGTTCCCCCACAGTTCAAATTTGATCCAAATTATATACCACGCAGACGTGCTAGTTTCGCTGAAGTAGCCtcattttttggtataTGCGTTTGGTTCATACCATTTGCCTTATTTGTTTCTCTGTCAGCTGGTGATTATGTGCTACCAACGACTAGTGAGCAACATATGGCtaagaaaaatgatgacATCACAACGAACAACCAGCCAAAATTTCGTAAAAGGGCTGTTGGGTTAGCTCGTGTAGTCATCAACTCGGTAAGGAAGTACATCTACTCTCTAGCCCGTGTATTCGGTTATGAGATAGAACCTGACTTTGATAGATTGGCTGTTTAGgattgcctttttttttaacatGTAGttagtttttctttatttgaatattcTAAATAAGAAATATGTGTAATGCTCTGCCAACTATTTTGCacaggaaagaaaaatcacCAATACAATACTACTATATTTTACCCAAGTTAATACGGGAaagtatattttcttttccatatttttcttttttattgacGTTTGCATTTTTTAGAGCAACTAGTAAACAAAAAACCAGTCAGGCCCAGTAGATTAAGTATTGTCATTACATAGACAAAGGCAAGAGAAAGAGAGCATTTTCTTTCGGTCTCTAGTTATGTCTGTTAAAGAGCATaacgaagaagatattattGGTGATGAATTACAGAATTCGAGGCAACTCTCCATTGATTGCGACTCAGTTAAAATTTCACTAAGGAACACATATTGGACCAAAGACTATACAACAGGTATCAAATTATTCATAAAACATATGAAGAGAGAAAATGATTTGCTGATTAAAGACATCAAATTTTACAATGATTTTGTCAACAAATTTTGGAAACCAACATTGAAcaatttacaaaaaatgGAAGCAACCAATTCAATGAATAGCAGGCTGCTGGAAGTGATGAGCAAACAGTTTAATATAATATCAACAGAGCAAGTTGAAAGAGATTGTAAAATTCCATTGCAAGAACTAAGAGATCTTAATGAGAGCTTCCTTCGTGAGGCAGAAAACGATTTGTCATCTCGTTATTCAGCTTACATTAAGGATTTAGTCGCAGCTAAAGAGGCACTAATTGGATGTGAGAAAAGAGTTCAGTCTATatataaattgaaaaaagccAATACGCCAGTGGAAAATTCTTCCTCTGTTTTTGATAATGGAAAGGATAGTGCACCGTTAACCAGGTTGAACTTCGTATGCGAGTTTCCTTACACTTTAGACGAGAGGTTAAAATTTGAGGATTGCGACCAATTTATGTCATTTTTGCAAACCTTGAAGGGAAAAGTCATCCTGGAGAAAAGTGTCTTTTCCGTTCCAGGATTGTCAAATCAAAGTTTCCAAGGCAGGTCATTGatcaaagaattgaaaaaacttGAACCCAGACTAAACCTGTCCTTATTTAATATCGATAGGATAGGTAACGAATTCATCCAACTGGGTATAATACAAGAATATTCCCTGAGTTTTTACTCTAGCAAAGTTTCTCAGTTTGACCAGGAAAAATACTATTACTGGAACAGTGAAGTCCTTGCTACGCAAGAGAGTAATGGTAATGCTggaaacagaaaaaaaaaatcgtaTGGTGAGTTAACACACTCCGACAATGAACACGAAGAAAAGTCCAACGTTTCATCTATCAAAACATCTATATCCGATTGGATCCGCAAAGTTAGTCAAcatgataatgatgattGCGATGCAGCGGGAAGTACAGATATGAATAAAAATGAGTGGAAGAGTTTAAAACAGCAACTTGAATCATCacaagatatttttttctccaagTGTTGCCAGTTGGAATATTCTAAAGTGCAGTTGGAAAAAACCATTTATGATTATTGTAAAAATTACTCTAAAATGGAGGACGGAATCAAACGAGCTCTAGAATCATCAAACATGAtgtttcaacaaaaatgtgaaaaatttactGACTCACCTGTGTGTTCTCTACAAGAAGCACAACTGCCACAGGAAACTGCCAATGCGGATGTAAGAGGGTTTTTCCTCAGGGATAATGGCATACCCTTTCGCAGGTGGAATATCCTAGAAGCGAGTGATCCAGTCGACGCTTGCAAAGAAATCTCCATAAAAAGCGAAAAGTTTTTCTGTGGTAgtgaaataaataatgaacTGGCTGCTCTTGATACGTTAGGGGCAATAAAGATTATACTGCGGCAGATTGAAAAGGAACCAAATGCTAATAAAGTCATACAAAGTTGGCACAGGGATATTGATTTTGTAAGGGTTtctaatttgaaaagagacTTATTGGGGGAATTCAAAGGATCGAAAACTACCGAAAATACAAACTCTATAATCACtgctcatttttttgaaaactcGCACAGCTATGTCACTAATGATCTCGTCGGACTGATAAAATTATGGCTGTTAGAGCTACCCGACAGCCTAATACCTTCAAACCACTACGATGACTTAATTAAGGCCGAAAAATCGCTAACATCCCTATGTGAACAGTTTCCGACGAGCTCCTTAAGGTTTCTACAAGAACTAGCAAaccattttcaattgatCAATAGCAAATACTCACTTCCGCCGCAAACAATACAAGATTTGTTTAGAGACAACAGTGACATAGACATACCATTGGCCCATCACTTCGTAAGAAGAACAGGCTTACAGAACCCTATCGACATCAAAATCTTGTCACCAACATTATCTACATTTTTCATCAACGAAAGAACTGTAGAAACTTTGCAAACGTTGATCGCAAACAGGATCACGACGGCAACTACTGCGACACTCACTGAACCGCCGACGATAATTATAAAGGATACAACGGCACCTATACACTCTACCCCTAAGCCACCGCCAAACGACAAGGATGGCCATTTCATACCTCGGCCATTCAAGACTAGTTCTACTCCGACAACCCCAGAGAGACCTAAACGTAAGAGTGGTTTATTCCTTCCCATCAACGTCAACGATGTCCCTTCTACATAACTCCATGCATGCTACATAGTAACTACGTAAATCACCTGCTACCTCTCTGTTCTTTCGTCCCGCCTCGAGGTTGTGCTGCTTTTGTACCTATTGTGGCTGTCGGTGTTACATTACGGTGCCTCGGTGTTACGCGGTGCTTCGTCCTGGTGGTCCACGCGGCCTTGCGCTTTGGCCTTGGTGGGCTTCGAGGCTGTATTATATAAATGGGCCTGATGTTCGTTAAAAGCTGCAGTATTGTTCCTGAgcttgtttctttttcaaaggtttccttttttcttagtGGGGTCCTTTCTTACATAATAAAGTAAATAGCCTGATACATATAAACCTGTATTGTTGCCATTACAGAAAAAAGCCACTTTCTATACAAAAACTACAATAAAATGTCTGCTGATTTCGGTTTGATTGGTTTGGCCGTCATGGGTCAAAATTTGATCTTGAACGCTGCTGACCACGGTTTCACTGTTTGTGCTTACAACAGAACTCAATCCAAGGTCGACCATTTCTTGGCCAATGAAGCTAAGGGCAAATCTATCATCGGTGCTACTTCCATTGAAGATTTCATCTCCAAATTGAAGAGACCTAGAAAGGTCATGCTTTTGGTTAAAGCTGGTGCTCCAGTTGACGCTTTGATCAACCAAATCGTCCcacttttggaaaagggTGATATTATCATCGATGGTGGTAACTCTCACTTCCCAGATTCTAATAGACGTTAcgaagaattgaagaagaagggtATTCTTTTCGTTGGTTCTGGTGTCTCCGGTGGTGAGGAAGGTGCCCGTTACGGTCCATCTTTGATGCCAGGTGGTTCTGAAGAAGCTTGGCCACATATTAAGAACATCTTCCAATCCATCTCTGCTAAATCCGACGGTGAACCATGTTGCGAATGGGTTGGCCCAGCCGGTGCTGGTCACTACGTCAAGATGGTTCACAACGGTATTGAATACGGTGATATGCAATTGATTTGTGAAGCTTATGACATCATGAAGAGATTGGGTGGGTTTACCGATAAGGAAATCAGTGACGTTTTTGCCAAATGGAACAATGGTGTCTTGGATTCCTTCTTGGTCGAAATTACCAgagatattttgaaattcgACGACGTCGACGGTAAGCCATtagttgaaaaaatcatggaTACTGCTGGTCAAAAGGGTACTGGTAAGTGGACTGCCATCAACGCCTTGGATTTGGGTATGCCAGTTACTTTGATTGGTGAAGCTGTCTTTGCCCGTTGTCTATCTGCTTTGAAGAACGAGAGAATTAGAGCCTCCAAGGTCTTACCAGGCCCAGAAGTTCCAAAAGACGCCGTCAAGGACAGAGAACAATTTGTCGATGATTTGGAACAAGCTTTGTATGCTTCCAAGATTATTTCTTACGCTCAAGGTTTCATGTTGATCCGTGAAGCTGCTGCTACTTATGGCTGGAAACTAAACAACCCTGCCATCGCTTTGATGTGGAGAGGTGGTTGTATCATTAGATCTGTTTTCTTGGGTCAAATCACAAAGGCCTACAGAGAAGAACCAGATTTGGAAAACTTGTTGTTCAACAAGTTCTTCGCTGATGCCGTCACCAAGGCTCAATCTGGTTGGAGAAAGTCAATTGCGTTGGCTACCACCTACGGTATCCCAACACCAGCCTTTTCCACCGCTTTGTCTTTCTACGATGGGTACAGATCTGAAAGATTGCCAGCCAACTTACTACAAGCTCAACGTGACTACTTTGGTGCTCACACTTTCAGAGTGTTGCCAGAATGTGCTTCTGACAACTTGCCAGTAGACAAGGATATCCATATCAACTGGACTGGCCACGGTGGTAATGTTTCTTCCTCTACATACCAAGCTTAAAGGAAATCTCCAACCTGGACataaaccaaaaaaatttaatgaaaTAGATTAGTTATAGTAAAAGTAAtcataataataaatagaTAAATAAATCCAAATGCAATTATAAATAGTATATGAAGTTATGTGTTTTCTAAAATATTAAAGGTTTATAAACGGGGTCCCGAAACTAtctccatttctttttttttttttacgtaAGGAAAGGCAAACAGGCGACACAAAATCATGAAGtcagaaaataaaataaaagtgaaaaatttcacaaTAGTGCCTATTATCATGATAGAAGTAGAGTAGAAAAGCTAGCAACAATGAGAAGCTCTGGCACATATGAGAATGATCCTTCTGGGGAAATAACCTCAACTTCCCCAAAGCAGTCGAAGCAGAAAAAGCCTACCAAATTTAGGGAAAGAATGCGCAGGTGGTTACAAAATGGGAAAAATAACAACCACCAAGGAGAGGAGGATGTTCCTGAAATATTTAACAAGAATTTTTATCCGCAAACAGGCATGACAGCTTtcaacaataatgataatggtGAGGTTCAGGATGTTacaaacaatttttttttgcccaGTGAAGATGAATCTGGTCCAGTTCA
This genomic interval from Saccharomyces cerevisiae S288C chromosome VIII, complete sequence contains the following:
- the SVP26 gene encoding Svp26p (ER exit adaptor for Golgi mannosyltransferases; facilitates the exit of Kre2p, Ktr1p and Mnn4p from the ER; involved in COPII-coated vesicle cargo loading and transport; may also promote the retention of proteins in the early Golgi compartment; integral membrane protein of early Golgi and ER); amino-acid sequence: MLLELISYAGTVSGFLFLTLSIASGLYYISELVEEHTEPTRRFLTRAIYGIILILILLLLLDGFPFKLTLFSIACYIVYYQNLKSFPFISLTSPTFLLSCVCVVLNHYFWFKYFNDTEVPPQFKFDPNYIPRRRASFAEVASFFGICVWFIPFALFVSLSAGDYVLPTTSEQHMAKKNDDITTNNQPKFRKRAVGLARVVINSVRKYIYSLARVFGYEIEPDFDRLAV
- the GND1 gene encoding phosphogluconate dehydrogenase (decarboxylating) GND1 (6-phosphogluconate dehydrogenase (decarboxylating); catalyzes an NADPH regenerating reaction in the pentose phosphate pathway; required for growth on D-glucono-delta-lactone and adaptation to oxidative stress; GND1 has a paralog, GND2, that arose from the whole genome duplication), translating into MSADFGLIGLAVMGQNLILNAADHGFTVCAYNRTQSKVDHFLANEAKGKSIIGATSIEDFISKLKRPRKVMLLVKAGAPVDALINQIVPLLEKGDIIIDGGNSHFPDSNRRYEELKKKGILFVGSGVSGGEEGARYGPSLMPGGSEEAWPHIKNIFQSISAKSDGEPCCEWVGPAGAGHYVKMVHNGIEYGDMQLICEAYDIMKRLGGFTDKEISDVFAKWNNGVLDSFLVEITRDILKFDDVDGKPLVEKIMDTAGQKGTGKWTAINALDLGMPVTLIGEAVFARCLSALKNERIRASKVLPGPEVPKDAVKDREQFVDDLEQALYASKIISYAQGFMLIREAAATYGWKLNNPAIALMWRGGCIIRSVFLGQITKAYREEPDLENLLFNKFFADAVTKAQSGWRKSIALATTYGIPTPAFSTALSFYDGYRSERLPANLLQAQRDYFGAHTFRVLPECASDNLPVDKDIHINWTGHGGNVSSSTYQA
- the RGD3 gene encoding Rgd3p (GTPase activating protein (GAP) for Rho3p, involved in cell polarity green fluorescent protein (GFP)-fusion protein localizes to the cell periphery and cytoplasm; relocalizes from bud neck to cytoplasm upon DNA replication stress), which produces MSVKEHNEEDIIGDELQNSRQLSIDCDSVKISLRNTYWTKDYTTGIKLFIKHMKRENDLLIKDIKFYNDFVNKFWKPTLNNLQKMEATNSMNSRLLEVMSKQFNIISTEQVERDCKIPLQELRDLNESFLREAENDLSSRYSAYIKDLVAAKEALIGCEKRVQSIYKLKKANTPVENSSSVFDNGKDSAPLTRLNFVCEFPYTLDERLKFEDCDQFMSFLQTLKGKVILEKSVFSVPGLSNQSFQGRSLIKELKKLEPRLNLSLFNIDRIGNEFIQLGIIQEYSLSFYSSKVSQFDQEKYYYWNSEVLATQESNGNAGNRKKKSYGELTHSDNEHEEKSNVSSIKTSISDWIRKVSQHDNDDCDAAGSTDMNKNEWKSLKQQLESSQDIFFSKCCQLEYSKVQLEKTIYDYCKNYSKMEDGIKRALESSNMMFQQKCEKFTDSPVCSLQEAQLPQETANADVRGFFLRDNGIPFRRWNILEASDPVDACKEISIKSEKFFCGSEINNELAALDTLGAIKIILRQIEKEPNANKVIQSWHRDIDFVRVSNLKRDLLGEFKGSKTTENTNSIITAHFFENSHSYVTNDLVGLIKLWLLELPDSLIPSNHYDDLIKAEKSLTSLCEQFPTSSLRFLQELANHFQLINSKYSLPPQTIQDLFRDNSDIDIPLAHHFVRRTGLQNPIDIKILSPTLSTFFINERTVETLQTLIANRITTATTATLTEPPTIIIKDTTAPIHSTPKPPPNDKDGHFIPRPFKTSSTPTTPERPKRKSGLFLPINVNDVPST